In a genomic window of Littorina saxatilis isolate snail1 linkage group LG6, US_GU_Lsax_2.0, whole genome shotgun sequence:
- the LOC138968435 gene encoding uncharacterized protein, with product MFWCDCFVRVVTLLLISESNVCASFYPEENSITNLRNDDMVDVLVHLAQIKGMIDSIDEKLNSLDRKLDQRVTALDQTIGSLDQRFNSLDKGMLELNVRLQLDTFKTELQDIRGACNRLLETSVAETTPYPVSPKPATTFQITRVTKEDTGGTFQVRVEYEASSPPSAILLNVDSNELVTKLEEQNFGVVEFEVPNNEGTSVNTRFERTLLHFIIKEQVHVAMLNLYSTPDVMLAPAIQFQVEQGSDVIFQPGRDVVIDLTLKVEGDPDHLSRDDFSFKWIMKDNLAENKLNRYRLYSVESPIMTHMKVDGELGNGHAKITVLSRSDRESEGILDIYGDVSFNCSRNCLLDKAQSHVSVQLRREDRPGPLTEGFLGFIHDDQKGDPSNVG from the exons ATGTTTTGGTGTGATTGTTTTGTGAGGGTCGTTACACTGCTGCTGATTTCAGAGAGCAATGTGTGTGCGAGTTTTTACCCTGAAGAAAATAGcatcacaaatctgagaaatgaTGACATG gtTGACGTCCTGGTCCACTTGGCCCAAATCAAAGGCATGATCGACTCAATCGATGAGAAACTAAACTCGCTTGATCGAAAATTGGATCAACGAGTTACTGCCCTTGATCAGACAATCGGCTCCCTTGATCAACGTTTTAACTCCCTTGACAAAGGAATGCTTGAGCTAAACGTCAGGCTCCAGTTGGATACTTTCAAAACA GAACTACAAGATATACGCGGGGCGTGCAATAGGCTTTTGGAAACGTCAGTCGCCGAAACCACGCCTTACCCTGTCTCTCCAAAA CCTGCAACTACCTTTCAAATCACTCGAGTCACCAAGGAAGACACGGGAGGCACCTTCCAAGTGCGAGTGGAATACGAAGCATCAAGTCCCCCATCAGCTATTCTCCTAAATGTGGACT CAAATGAGTTGGTGACAAAACTTGAGGAACAAAATTTTGGTGTCGTGGAATTTGAAGTTCCAAATAACGAGGGAACTAGCGTCAACACTCGCTTCGAGAGAACTCTCCTTCACTTCATCATCAAAGAGCAGGTCCACGTAGCTATGCTCAACCTGTACAGCACCCCCGACGTCATGCTCGCCCCAGCAATCCAGTTCCAAGTCGAGCAAGGAAGTGACGTCATATTCCAACCCGGGCGTGACGTCGTGATTGACTTGACCCTCAAGGTCGAGGGAGACCCGGACCACTTGTCTAGAGACGATTTTAGCTTCAAGTGGATCATGAAGGATAATTTGGCGGAGAACAAACTCAACCGCTACCGCTTATATTCCGTTGAGTCTCCCATCATGACCCACATGAAGGTCGACGGGGAGCTGGGAAACGGCCACGCGAAAATTACCGTCTTGTCCAGGTCTGACAGAGAGTCAGAGGGAATCCTCGACATCTATGGCGACGTCAGCTTCAACTGCTCGAGGAACTGCTTGCTGGACAAAGCGCAGTCCCACGTTAGCGTGCAGCTCCGCAGGGAGGACCGCCCAGGACCCCTCACTGAAGGCTTCTTGGGCTTCATCCATGACGACCAGAAGGGGGATCCTTCCAATGTTGGTTGA